GCGTACTGGAGCCGTGTCGCCCGCTCGCCGATGCGCACGGCCAACGTGCGCTTGCCAGACGCCCGGTCGGTCTCGATGTCTCGCAAGTTGTTGACCACCAGAATGTTGGTCACGGTGAGACCCACCGGCACCGAGGCCAAAACGGCAAGCCTCGTCAGGGTGCCCGCCTGCAGGTAGTAGGTGCCGCATACGGCTACCAGGCCGAAAAAGACGAAGACGAACAGGTCCCCGAGCCCGTGGTAGCCCAGCGGCCATGGCCCGGCGGTGTACAGCACCCCGGACGCGACGGAGGCCAGCCCTATGACCACAACCGGCCAGCCCCCTACGCTGGCGAGGTAGGCGCCGAGGAGGACCGCGAGGCCGAAGACGGCCAGCGTGCCCCTTGCCACCTCCGCCTCCGAGAGCAGCCCCGTCTGGGTCACCCGGACGGGCCCGAGGCGCTGTTGGGTGTCGGCTCCCTTGCGGAAGTCGTACAGGTCGTTGGCGAAGTTGGTTCCAATCTGGATCAGCAAAGAAGCCGCCAGAGTCGCTGCAAACACCAGCCCGTCCAGCGTGCCCGATTC
This sequence is a window from Bacillota bacterium. Protein-coding genes within it:
- a CDS encoding 1,4-dihydroxy-2-naphthoate polyprenyltransferase; translation: MPATAPAKAAFTPLRPGSWRAWLLAARVPTLSAAVAPVLVGTAAAASESGTLDGLVFAATLAASLLIQIGTNFANDLYDFRKGADTQQRLGPVRVTQTGLLSEAEVARGTLAVFGLAVLLGAYLASVGGWPVVVIGLASVASGVLYTAGPWPLGYHGLGDLFVFVFFGLVAVCGTYYLQAGTLTRLAVLASVPVGLTVTNILVVNNLRDIETDRASGKRTLAVRIGERATRLQYAFFAAVAYAMPLVMWMAGETGPLFWLPYLTLPVAWRLARRVMSERGPSLNAALKATSRLHLLLAALLSLALLGPRG